In Carassius auratus strain Wakin unplaced genomic scaffold, ASM336829v1 scaf_tig00214902, whole genome shotgun sequence, one DNA window encodes the following:
- the LOC113093158 gene encoding nuclear apoptosis-inducing factor 1-like yields MANTERKSKKRNFTQCEVEVIVGEVEKRRKMLFGGHSVGITNAKKALEWQTVADAVNAVASQPRTVAEIKKKWSDIKVDAKKRLALHRQSVSATGGGKGTPELTPLDERLAAIIGESLLSGVVTEAEGDTDAPDAPGDTVAGCSSGASGYDAAAEQPSGPSVSTARGSQPSSSGRVLTDAVLEMQREVISSIREVAKELGEIKTALTEINCTMREFLNK; encoded by the exons ATGGCAAACACAGAGAGGAAATCAAAAAAACGTAACTTCACTCAATGTGAAGTAGAAGTTATCGTTGGCGAGGTGGAAAAGAGGAGAAAAATGTTGTTTGGAGGGCACAGTGTGGGCATTACTAATGCCAAAAAGGCACTTGAGTGGCAAACGGTGGCAGACGCTGTAAATGCTGTAGCCTCACAACCTCGGACTGTGGccgaaataaaaaagaaatggtcGGACATCAAAGTCGATGCAAAAAAACGTCTTGCGCTCCATCGCCAGAGTGTGTCTGCCACGGGTGGGGGAAAGGGGACACCGGAGCTGACCCCTCTTGATGAGAGACTGGCGGCAATTATTGGGGAATCCCTATTAAGTGGAGTGGTGACTGAGGCGGAGGGGGACACTGACGCGCCAGATGCACCGGGTGACACAG ttgctgGGTGTTCCAGCGGGGCCAGTGGTTACGATGCTGCAGCTGAGCAGCCGTCTGGACCCAGCGTCTCCACGGCACGCGGCTCTCAACCCTCCAGCAGTGGACGTGTCCTCACCGATGCAGTCCTAGAAATGCAGAGGGAAGTCATTAGTTCAATCAGAGAGGTGGCCAAGGAGTTGGGTGAAATCAAGACTGCCCTGACTGAAATAAACTGCACGATGAGGGAATTCTTGAATAAATAA